A window of Vigna unguiculata cultivar IT97K-499-35 chromosome 4, ASM411807v1, whole genome shotgun sequence contains these coding sequences:
- the LOC114182140 gene encoding uncharacterized protein LOC114182140 isoform X2 — protein MRCKFIFTDTPISMDDDDIDLELDEMELVAAAAGFYYYSCLTKQPSRGLSPRRCEFMTEVLNGHDDLCREMLRMDKHVFHKLCDILRQRALLRDTSGVMIEEQLAIFLNIVGHNERNRVIQERFQHSGETISRHFNNVLKAIKSLSREVLQPPQLTTPPEIHNNARFYPYFKDCIGVIDGLNIPAHVPAKDQSRFRNKKGILSQNVLAACTFDLQFIFIYPGWEGSVTDSRVLRAVLDDPDQNFPQIPQGKYYLVDKGYLNTEGFIAPFLGVRYQHYEFRGANQLPRNAKELFNHRHCFMRSAILRSFDVLKTRFPILKLAPQYSFQIQRDIVIAACVLHNFIRHEERNDWIFNSVGGSPVEEMSDLDELPDVPMLSSIEGQLAFSLRDSIAASMWDDFLTKWDEW, from the exons ATGAGATGCAAG TTTATCTTTACAGATACACCAATCAGCATGGATGATGATGACATTGACCTAGAATTGGATGAGATGGAACTAGTTGCTGCTGCGGCTGGATTCTATTACTATAGCTGTCTGACCAAACAACCTTCACGTGGTTTATCACCTAGGAGATGTGAATTTATGACAGAAGTGCTCAATGGGCATGATGACCTTTGTCGGGAAATGTTGCGAATGGATAAGCATGTATTCCATAAGTTGTGTGATATTCTCCGTCAAAGAGCCCTGTTGCGTGATACTTCTGGTGTGATGATAGAGGAGCAGTTAGCAATATTTTTAAACATCGTTGGTCATAACGAACGTAATAGGGTGATTCAAGAACGCTTTCAACACTCCGGTGAAACCATTAGCCGGCATTTTAATAATGTCTTGAAGGCTATTAAGTCATTGTCGCGTGAAGTTTTGCAACCTCCTCAGCTCACAACGCCTCCAGAAATTCACAATAATGCTAGATTTTATCCATATTTCAAG GATTGTATAGGAGTAATTGATGGTTTGAACATTCCTGCACATGTTCCAGCCAAAGATCAATCTAGATTTCGTAACAAGAAAGGTATCCTGTCTCAAAATGTGTTGGCAGCTTGCACATTTGACCTGCAGTTTATATTCATTTATCCTGGTTGGGAAGGCTCTGTCACGGATTCGCGAGTGTTAAGGGCAGTCCTTGATGACCCAGACCAGAATTTCCCTCAAATACCCCAAG GAAAGTATTACCTTGTTGACAAGGGATATTTAAATACAGAAGGGTTTATTGCTCCTTTCCTAGGGGTTCGATACCAGCATTATGAGTTTAGAGGTGCTAATCAATTGCCAAGAAATGCAAAAGAGTTGTTCAATCACAGGCATTGTTTTATGAGGAGTGCTATCCTTAGGTCATTTGATGTGTTGAAAACTAGATTCCCAATCCTTAAACTTGCTCCTCAGTATTCCTTTCAGATTCAGCGCGACATTGTCATCGCCGCATGTGTTCTTCACAATTTCATCCGCCACGAAGAAAGAAATGACTGGATATTCAACAGTGTTGGGGGGTCTCCGGTGGAGGAAATGTCAGATCTTGATGAACTTCCTGATGTGCCGATGCTTTCTTCAATAGAAGGACAACTTGCATTCTCATTGCGTGATTCAATTGCTGCATCTATGTGGGATGATTTCTTGACTAAATGGGATGAGTGGTGA
- the LOC114180900 gene encoding pentatricopeptide repeat-containing protein At2g40240, mitochondrial-like, which translates to MLFFRKTPNITLKSLSYLRRRFATTLITKPFPDNPTVAYYDDLAADAFSSGDYSALRDVLNKRVQDGFKNSKHTFSFITHSNCSPSIIDKLVETVSHLNGGITRRNALDLLVTRLCKIRRTEEALRVIETLARGGVCVPAACTFYPILSFLTREKSLDHAWRVVDVMAEFGIRLDLIGYNLFLKAYCYGGEFDEAAGVLRKMEEEGIAADSRTFDALVLGACRAGKVDGAMVILRRMVDDGVYMMYSTHMYVIGALLRMKCYEDVMRYVRSFVGRDKLLDAQLLGVLASKLMNLKKVEEAMSILEEMKQRGVPMGYKLRDFYKTNAGKENGARVDAVIAEGGNGV; encoded by the coding sequence ATGTTGTTTTTCCGCAAAACCCCAAACATAACTCTGAAATCCCTCTCCTATCTACGTCGTCGTTTCGCAACAACCCTAATTACCAAACCCTTCCCCGACAATCCCACCGTTGCATACTACGATGACCTCGCCGCCGACGCCTTCAGCTCCGGCGACTACAGTGCTCTCCGAGACGTCCTCAACAAGCGCGTCCAAGACGGCTTCAAAAACAGCAAACATACCTTCAGTTTCATAACTCACTCTAATTGCTCTCCCTCCATCATCGATAAGCTCGTAGAAACCGTCTCCCATCTCAATGGAGGTATCACCCGCCGCAACGCGCTCGACTTGCTGGTCACGCGCCTCTGCAAGATCCGACGCACGGAGGAGGCGCTTCGAGTGATCGAGACATTGGCGCGTGGTGGGGTCTGTGTACCAGCCGCGTGCACTTTCTACCCCATCCTCAGCTTCCTCACAAGGGAGAAGTCCCTCGACCACGCGTGGCGCGTGGTGGATGTAATGGCTGAGTTCGGTATTAGGCTGGACCTGATAGGCTACAACCTTTTTCTGAAGGCTTACTGTTACGGCGGAGAGTTTGACGAGGCGGCCGGAGTTTTGAGGAAAATGGAGGAAGAGGGTATTGCGGCGGATTCGCGTACGTTCGACGCGTTGGTGTTGGGCGCGTGTAGGGCGGGGAAGGTGGATGGTGCAATGGTGATACTGAGGAGGATGGTGGATGATGGAGTGTACATGATGTACTCAACGCACATGTATGTTATTGGGGCCCTTTTGAGAATGAAGTGCTATGAAGATGTTATGAGGTATGTGAGGAGTTTTGTTGGGAGGGATAAATTGTTGGATGCTCAGCTTCTTGGTGTTTTGGCTAGCAAGTTGATGAATTTGAAGAAGGTTGAAGAAGCAATGTCAATTTTGGAGGAAATGAAGCAAAGGGGTGTGCCAATGGGTTATAAACTCAGAGATTTCTATAAAACGAATGCTGGAAAGGAAAATGGTGCAAGGGTTGATGCTGTAATTGCAGAAGGAGGAAATGGAGTGTAG
- the LOC114182140 gene encoding uncharacterized protein LOC114182140 isoform X1, whose protein sequence is MTYVDDDGSSGSGDDVNILDGHKRQAGMALNSCGGRKRGRKATGAAIVDAMLEIVTASKMRASAIAKNEERFSINKCIKVLDEMQDTPISMDDDDIDLELDEMELVAAAAGFYYYSCLTKQPSRGLSPRRCEFMTEVLNGHDDLCREMLRMDKHVFHKLCDILRQRALLRDTSGVMIEEQLAIFLNIVGHNERNRVIQERFQHSGETISRHFNNVLKAIKSLSREVLQPPQLTTPPEIHNNARFYPYFKDCIGVIDGLNIPAHVPAKDQSRFRNKKGILSQNVLAACTFDLQFIFIYPGWEGSVTDSRVLRAVLDDPDQNFPQIPQGKYYLVDKGYLNTEGFIAPFLGVRYQHYEFRGANQLPRNAKELFNHRHCFMRSAILRSFDVLKTRFPILKLAPQYSFQIQRDIVIAACVLHNFIRHEERNDWIFNSVGGSPVEEMSDLDELPDVPMLSSIEGQLAFSLRDSIAASMWDDFLTKWDEW, encoded by the exons ATGACTTATGTGGATGATGATGGTTCTTCTGGCTCTGGAGATGATGTAAACATATTGGATGGACACAAGCGTCAGGCTGGCATGGCATTGAATTCTTGCGGTGGCCGGAAGAGGGGCCGGAAAGCTACCGGAGCTGCCATAGTGGATGCTATGCTGGAGATAGTGACTGCTTCAAAGATGAGGGCAAGTGCAATCGCGAAGAATGAGGAAAGGTTCTCTATAAACAAGTGCATCAAAGTGTTGGATGAGATGCAAG ATACACCAATCAGCATGGATGATGATGACATTGACCTAGAATTGGATGAGATGGAACTAGTTGCTGCTGCGGCTGGATTCTATTACTATAGCTGTCTGACCAAACAACCTTCACGTGGTTTATCACCTAGGAGATGTGAATTTATGACAGAAGTGCTCAATGGGCATGATGACCTTTGTCGGGAAATGTTGCGAATGGATAAGCATGTATTCCATAAGTTGTGTGATATTCTCCGTCAAAGAGCCCTGTTGCGTGATACTTCTGGTGTGATGATAGAGGAGCAGTTAGCAATATTTTTAAACATCGTTGGTCATAACGAACGTAATAGGGTGATTCAAGAACGCTTTCAACACTCCGGTGAAACCATTAGCCGGCATTTTAATAATGTCTTGAAGGCTATTAAGTCATTGTCGCGTGAAGTTTTGCAACCTCCTCAGCTCACAACGCCTCCAGAAATTCACAATAATGCTAGATTTTATCCATATTTCAAG GATTGTATAGGAGTAATTGATGGTTTGAACATTCCTGCACATGTTCCAGCCAAAGATCAATCTAGATTTCGTAACAAGAAAGGTATCCTGTCTCAAAATGTGTTGGCAGCTTGCACATTTGACCTGCAGTTTATATTCATTTATCCTGGTTGGGAAGGCTCTGTCACGGATTCGCGAGTGTTAAGGGCAGTCCTTGATGACCCAGACCAGAATTTCCCTCAAATACCCCAAG GAAAGTATTACCTTGTTGACAAGGGATATTTAAATACAGAAGGGTTTATTGCTCCTTTCCTAGGGGTTCGATACCAGCATTATGAGTTTAGAGGTGCTAATCAATTGCCAAGAAATGCAAAAGAGTTGTTCAATCACAGGCATTGTTTTATGAGGAGTGCTATCCTTAGGTCATTTGATGTGTTGAAAACTAGATTCCCAATCCTTAAACTTGCTCCTCAGTATTCCTTTCAGATTCAGCGCGACATTGTCATCGCCGCATGTGTTCTTCACAATTTCATCCGCCACGAAGAAAGAAATGACTGGATATTCAACAGTGTTGGGGGGTCTCCGGTGGAGGAAATGTCAGATCTTGATGAACTTCCTGATGTGCCGATGCTTTCTTCAATAGAAGGACAACTTGCATTCTCATTGCGTGATTCAATTGCTGCATCTATGTGGGATGATTTCTTGACTAAATGGGATGAGTGGTGA
- the LOC114180395 gene encoding 4,5-DOPA dioxygenase extradiol-like: MGLRLNETFYLSHGSPALAVDDSIPARKFFTSWKERFPAPPSAILVVSGHWDTHVPTVNVVDRNDTIYDFYGFPESMYKLKYPAPGAPQLAKRVKELLIGSGFEQVNEDMKRGLDHGAWVPLFLMYPEADIPVCQLSLSSNKGPTYHYNMGKALAPLKDEGVLIIGSGSATHNLKAMGPRNSPPAPWAQAFMTWLKTSLLEGRYEEVNEYEEKAPYAKMAHPYPDHFLPLHVAMGAAGENAKAKVLHDSWDVGSISCAFFSFTTTNT, translated from the exons ATGGGGTTGAGATTGAACGAAACATTCTACCTTTCGCATGGATCACCAGCTCTGGCCGTAGATGATTCCATTCCGGCAAGGAAGTTCTTCACTTCATGGAAAGAGCGGTTTCCGGCGCCACCCTCCGCCATTCTCGTCGTCTCGGGCCACTGGGACACTCATGTTCCCACTGTCAACGTCGTTGACCGAAACGACACCATCTACGACTTCTATGGCTTCCCCGAATCCATGTACAAG TTGAAGTATCCAGCACCTGGGGCACCACAGTTGGCGAAGAGGGTGAAGGAGCTTCTGATAGGATCAGGGTTTGAGCAAGTGAACGAAGACATGAAACGTGGGCTTGACCATGGTGCATGGGTGCCACTTTTCTTGATGTACCCAGAAGCAGACATACCAGTGTGTCAACTCTCACTTTCATCCAACAAAGGACCCACTTACCATTATAACATGGGAAAGGCTTTGGCTCCTCTCAAAGATGAAGGTGTTCTTATCATTGGGTCTGGGAGTGCCACCCATAACCTCAAAGCAATGGGGCCTCGTAATAGCCCACCTGCTCCATGGGCTCAGGCTTTTATGACCTGGCTCAAAACCTCTCTTCTTGAAGGAAG GTACGAGGAAGTGAATGAATATGAAGAGAAGGCCCCATATGCAAAAATGGCTCATCCCTACCCAGATCACTTCTTGCCACTGCATGTGGCCATGGGTGCTGCGGGTGAAAATGCAAAGGCCAAAGTTCTTCATGATAGTTGGGATGTTGGTTCTATTTCTTGtgctttttttagttttacaaCTACTAACACTTAA